One region of Ictalurus furcatus strain D&B chromosome 17, Billie_1.0, whole genome shotgun sequence genomic DNA includes:
- the gpr171 gene encoding G-protein coupled receptor 171, which translates to MKSTAGPIMKDENCVVNDKMVPFGTLYIIIFLIGMAGSLVALWAFIHSRNSKKCMNVYLINLLTSDFLLTLALPVKIAIDFGVESQRLRIFHCQVSSPLIYINMYASIIFLAFVSVQRYFQITQSSKLFRLQEVGFALMMSAVVWLLVLFINVPNMAIPIKDKISNSTLITCKDIKQDVGKHWHTLSIFLGMAIFMNASVAVLMSNGLVLKQFWGKRGGDPEEEASAHHATLNIAMVTVAYVVCFVPYHAVRMPYTFTQNEIITDCGIRKHLFLAKESTLLLAILNLCFDPVLYFFICPSFRHQITQVFTKRRNLDRNIESDPDQKLQLQPVT; encoded by the coding sequence ATGAAGTCTACAGCAGGTCCCATTATGAAGGATGAGAATTGTGTGGTAAACGACAAGATGGTGCCATTTGGTACACTCTACATCATTATCTTCCTGATAGGCATGGCTGGCAGCCTGGTGGCACTCTGGGCATTTATACACAGTAGAAACTCCAAAAAGTGCATGAATGTCTACCTGATCAACCTTCTGACCTCTGACTTCTTGCTGACATTGGCATTGCCGGTCAAGATCGCTATAGACTTTGGTGTGGAATCCCAGAGACTAAGAATTTTCCACTGTCAAGTCAGTTCACCACTCATCTACATCAACATGTATGCCTCTATCATATTTCTTGCTTTTGTCAGTGTACAACGTTACTTCCAGATCACCCAGAGCTCCAAGCTGTTCCGTCTGCAGGAGGTGGGCTTTGCCCTCATGATGTCAGCTGTAGTCTGGCTTCTGGTGCTTTTCATCAATGTCCCCAACATGGCCATCCCAATCAAGGACAAGATTTCTAATAGCACTTTAATAACATGTAAAGATATTAAGCAGGATGTTGGCAAGCACTGGCACACACTCTCGATTTTTCTTGGCATGGCAATTTTCATGAACGCCTCTGTGGCTGTGCTTATGTCCAACGGCCTGGTGCTGAAACAGTTTTGGGGCAAACGTGGAGGAGACCCTGAGGAGGAGGCCAGTGCTCACCATGCCACTCTTAATATCGCAATGGTGACAGTGGCTTATGTTGTGTGCTTTGTGCCATATCATGCTGTTCGAATGCCTTAtacatttacacagaatgagATAATCACTGACTGTGGCATTAGGAAGCATCTATTCTTAGCCAAAGAGTCCACTTTGCTTCTTGCCATCCTAAACCTGTGCTTTGACCCAGtgctttacttttttatttgccCCTCATTCAGACATCAGATCACACAGGTTTTCACTAAAAGGAGAAACCTAGACAGAAACATTGAATCTGACCCAGATCAAAAGCTACAACTACAGCCAGTTACATAA
- the clrn1 gene encoding clarin-1, translated as MIPSMQKKVLFSLAGVLSFACVLMVVAAMGGRNWVQATVLCKTGTQLVNATGSELDKFIGNLNYGLFHGQGLKQCGLGGRPFSFSFFPDLVDVIPASLHVSIIIFCAVLILFSSVCSAFFMYNAFGNPYETLHGPLGLYLWNLISCLCSCLILILYASEVKLHHLSEKITNYKEGTFVYKTHSEAFDRTFWLIFIVFLVHGLNILLIRLAGIQFPFQEAKESDASTGAADLMY; from the exons ATGATACCTAGTATGCAGAAGAAAGTGTTGTTCTCTCTGGCCGGTGTGCTGAGTTTCGCCTGTGTGCTGATGGTAGTTGCTGCTATGGGAGGCAGGAACTGGGTACAGGCGACTGTGCTGTGTAAAACAGGCACTCAGCTGGTTAATGCGACTGGATCTGAGCTGGACAAATTCATCGGGAACTTAAACTACGGCCTCTTTCATGGACAAGGACTGAAACAGTGTGGACTGGGGGGAAgacctttctccttctctt TTTTTCCTGACCTGGTGGATGTGATCCCAGCTAGTCTGCATGTAAGCATCATCATCTTCTGTGCAGTGCTCATCCTCTTCTCATCTGTGTGCTCTGCTTTCTTCATGTACAATGCCTTTGGAAATCCATATGAGACGCTGCACGGACCTTTAGGCCTTTACCTGTGGAACCTGATCAGCT GTCTGTGCAGCTGTCTCATCCTAATCCTCTATGCATCTGAGGTCAAACTGCATCACCTATCTGAGAAGATCACTAACTACAAAGAGGGCACTTTTGTCTACAAGACACACAGTGAGGCGTTCGACCGCACTTTCTGGCTCATATTCATAGTCTTCCTTGTGCATGGCCTTAACATCCTTCTGATCCGCCTAGCGGGCATCCAGTTTCCCTTCCAGGAGGCCAAAGAGTCAGATGCCAGCACGGGTGCAGCTGATCTCATGTACTGA
- the LOC128621741 gene encoding P2Y purinoceptor 14-like, with the protein MRVYYCTPLRFQSSVTIYLKNLAAADFFLCLVLPLRIANYASKSTVMRHIYCNFGATGFYLNMYASILFMDYIAANRYLKIARPLETHALQTARAARCIAFITWTSLSAMALIYTVVFLSTSWGAGPNPHDIGCDSLHSHQVSVVYKIIHCVSALLFIFVLVSLILFYWGMVQRLRHGHASTQTQRFHRKLSKSKHNMLVLVVVFCVCFVPYHLVRLPYAFLKPLLQGCGTTAKSFYIMKEVTVLLSVLNACMDPLIYFVFCKGFREQISIRKVQVSTSLRFLKVPRDMRKQSNTETGDSHVTVRCESAIQLHNIQNVELQPITS; encoded by the exons ATGCGAGTGTATTACTGCACCCCTCTACGATTTCAGTCCAGTGTCACCATCTACCTAAAGAACCTGGCTGCAGCTGACTTCTTCCTCTGCCTTGTTCTGCCACTGCGAATTGCCAACTATGCTAGCAAATCAACAGTGATGCGACACATTTACTGCAATTTTGGTGCTACGGGCTTCTATCTCAACATGTATGCCAGCATTCTCTTCATGGATTACATCGCTGCAAACAG atATCTAAAGATTGCTCGTCCATTAGAGACTCATGCACTGCAGACAGCCCGTGCTGCACGCTGTATCGCCTTTATAACATGGACTTCCTTATCTGCAATGGCTTTAATTTACACTGTCGTGTTTCTGAGCACATCCTGGGGGGCAGGTCCAAATCCACATGATATAGGCTGTGATTCCTTACACAGCCATCAGGTCAGCGTGGTCTACAAGATCATCCACTGTGTTTCTGCACTCCTCTTCATCTTTGTGCTGGTGTCCCTGATCCTGTTCTATTGGGGCATGGTGCAGAGGCTTCGACATGGCCACGCCTCCACGCAGACCCAAAGGTTCCACCGTAAACTGAGCAAGTCCAAGCACAACATGCTAGTGCTTGTGGTGGTGTTCTGTGTCTGCTTTGTGCCCTACCATCTAGTGAGGCTCCCTTATGCCTTCCTAAAGCCCCTGTTACAGGGATGTGGTACTACAGCCAAGTCGTTTTACATCATGAAGGAGGTCACAGTTCTGCTTTCAGTGCTCAATGCTTGCATGGATCCActgatatattttgttttttgcaagGGATTCCGGGAACAAATAAGCATCAGAAAAGTTCAAGTGTCCACTAGTCTAAGGTTTCTCAAAGTTCCAAGAGATATGAGAAAACAAAGCAACACAGAGACAGGGGATTCACATGTTACAGTGAGATGTGAAAGTGCCATTCAACTGCATAATATCCAGAACGTAGAACTGCAACCTATCACTTCATAA
- the mindy4b gene encoding inactive ubiquitin carboxyl-terminal hydrolase MINDY-4B gives MSFFFFFLNASHIRNNENSQTFQIGETGRSQFTMENGLEQASDKNTDLDDILSQIAELDKWREIFDARGLELQDCFEKRPLERLKPEEEIEDVSRCPSAHSFHSNANPLMVPYSIPRALAVSPSLGGQPVLPELAMSLRKILFGNTLHIFNYEWKKSFFKFREPYSNLSYALEAERGGARSIQIAVQAHIIKYLLFSQPLSTECCGIESLLEVGEKEQERALAAALADILWTAGEERTATVSLVTPDRCFTPHLDYKLDNFTERLQIFTFKKKEEVTKFIYEHIQCFNEEGSHGVILFLYSLIFSRSIIRLQEDLDFSMTHLLQFGLGNFVCRQALLNLLLTGRASPNVFNGKSSCDEHGNTLDQPLHGILSRSNVGYLHWSREQAEHASLPAVGSMLKTPKLPVWVCNINGTYSVLFSPNRSLLSDWKMEHLFHLYFYNGQPTQVNTAMLTVDTHSHHWEAKSRDGQGDPEKRFPSVEMTIRTKWEGAAIDWNGTVPFF, from the exons atgtcatttttttttttttttttaaatgccagtCACATTAGAAACAATGAAAACTCCCAGACCTTTCAGATCGGTGAAACCGGAAGATCACAGTTCACG ATGGAGAACGGGCTGGAGCAGGCCAGTGACAAGAACACAGACCTGGATGACATTCTGAGTCAGATAGCAGAACTGGACAAATGGAGGGAAATATTTGACGCTCGGGG GTTGGAACTACAAGACTGTTTTGAAAAA AGACCTCTTGAGAGGCTTAAACCTGAGGAAGAAATCGAGGATGTTTCTCGGTGTCCTTCAGCCCATTCGTTTCACAGCAATGCCAACCCGCTGATGGTGCCCTACTCCATCCCTCGTGCACTAGCTGTCTCTCCCAGTCTGGGTGGACAACCAGTTTTACCTGAACTTGCCATG AGTCTGAGGAAGATTTTGTTTGGAAACACATTACACATCTTTAATTATGAGTGGAAGAAATCCTTCTTTAAGTTCCGGGAGCCATATTCAAACCTATCCTATGCTTTGGAGGCAGAAAGA GGTGGAGCCCGTTCCATTCAGATAGCAGTCCAGGCGCACATTATCAAATACCTGCTTTTCTCACAGCCATTAAGCACAGAGTGCTGTGGAATAGAGAG tCTGTTGGAGGTTGGGGAGAAAGAGCAGGAGAGGGCTTTGGCTGCTGCTTTGGCTGATATTTTATGGACAGCTGGTGAGGAGCGTACTGCCACCGTCTCCTTGGTTACGCCAGATCGCTGCTTCACCCCCCACCTGGACTACAAACTGGACAATTTCACAGAGCGG TTGCAGATATTCacctttaaaaagaaagaagaagtgaCAAAATTTATATATGAACATATTCAGTGT TTCAATGAGGAGGGAAGCCATGGAGTCATTCTCTTTCTGTATAGCTTGATCTTCTCAAGGTCGATTATTAG GTTGCAAGAAGACCTGGATTTCAGCATGACTCATCTCTTACAATTTGGCTTGGGCAACTTTGTTTGTCGCCAG GCTCTTTTGAACCTGTTGTTGACCGGCCGTGCCAGTCCTAACGTCTTTAACGGGAAGTCATCATGTGATGAGCATGGCAACACACTTGACCAACCTCTCCATGGAATTCTGAGTCGGAGCAATGTGGGATACCTACACTGGAGCCGAGAACAAGCGGAACATGCCAGTCTGCCTGCT GTGGGAAGCATGTTGAAGACACCCAAACTGCCTGTTTGGGTTTGCAATATCAATGGCACCTACAGCGTTTTATTTAGTCCAAACCGATCTCTGCTGTCTGACTGGAAGATGGAGCATCTGTTCCACCTCTACTTCTACAATGGCCAACCAACCCAAGTCAATACTGCAATGCTCACCGTAG ACACACATTCTCATCACTGGGAGGCTAAAAGCAGAGACGGTCAAGGAGACCCTGAGAAGAGGTTCCCCTCTGTGGAGATGACCATCAGGACTAAATGGGAAGGAGCAGCAATTGACTGGAATGGGACAGTACCTTTCTTCTGA